From the Exiguobacterium aurantiacum genome, one window contains:
- a CDS encoding sensor histidine kinase, with the protein MKQYTIRKRIWITIWTASLFSAFVFIIMTFYLYDKFYIQTQEELLINRGEKLVTIYKADGFSDAFSDSMTYTNELTETKVFLSSVREDSLGSGKTFLREQDLAKLQDGYAISVTRKHPTEDVDILMSAFPLIRDGELDNALILYMELSKISEPFQPIRLMITFLLILMIVNLLIFGTQIIDTIIQPLIQMKRASQVYAKGDFSHRIPIYYDDEIGELAETLNRMAESLGLVEEQRKEFLANVSHELRTPLSYIRGYTEMLQDPSLDEKTKNQYYEIIENETERLQRLVNDLLDLAQLERDSYPMTKEPVVYSQVLEDVLYRFEPIARAKGVTIETDLDFDLIILGDHDRLEQVVGNLLDNALRYTEAGKSIHVKTYATADNAVTEIRDEGRGIPKEDLDQLTKRFYRVNKSRTREDGGTGLGLAIAKHIMERHGGSMHFTSEVGNGTTVTLTLPLLPDEDI; encoded by the coding sequence ATGAAGCAATACACGATCCGGAAGCGGATTTGGATCACCATCTGGACCGCCAGCCTCTTCTCCGCGTTCGTGTTCATCATCATGACGTTTTACTTGTACGACAAGTTCTATATCCAAACGCAAGAAGAACTGCTCATCAACCGCGGCGAGAAGCTCGTCACCATCTATAAGGCAGACGGCTTCTCTGACGCGTTTTCCGACAGTATGACGTACACGAACGAACTGACCGAGACGAAAGTGTTCCTGTCGTCGGTCCGAGAAGACAGCCTCGGCTCAGGCAAGACGTTTTTACGGGAACAAGACCTCGCCAAGCTACAAGACGGCTACGCGATTTCGGTCACCCGCAAACACCCGACCGAGGATGTCGACATCCTTATGTCCGCCTTCCCGCTCATCCGGGACGGCGAGCTCGACAACGCCCTCATCTTGTACATGGAACTGAGCAAGATCAGTGAGCCGTTCCAACCAATCCGGCTCATGATCACGTTCTTGCTCATCTTGATGATTGTGAACTTGCTCATCTTCGGCACCCAGATCATCGATACGATTATCCAACCGCTCATTCAAATGAAACGAGCGTCCCAAGTGTACGCCAAAGGTGACTTCTCACACCGCATCCCCATCTATTACGATGATGAGATCGGTGAGCTCGCCGAGACCTTGAACCGGATGGCCGAATCGCTCGGTCTCGTCGAAGAGCAACGGAAAGAGTTTTTAGCGAACGTCAGCCACGAATTACGGACGCCACTGTCGTATATTCGCGGTTATACGGAGATGCTCCAAGACCCGTCGCTCGACGAGAAAACGAAAAATCAATATTACGAGATCATCGAGAACGAGACGGAGCGCTTGCAACGGCTCGTCAACGATTTGCTCGACTTGGCCCAACTCGAACGCGACTCGTATCCGATGACGAAAGAACCGGTCGTCTACTCGCAAGTGCTCGAAGACGTCTTGTATCGCTTCGAACCGATCGCTCGGGCGAAAGGTGTCACCATCGAGACGGACCTCGACTTCGACTTGATCATTCTTGGAGACCATGACCGGCTCGAGCAAGTCGTCGGGAATTTGCTTGATAACGCCCTACGCTATACGGAAGCTGGGAAATCGATTCATGTGAAGACGTATGCGACCGCCGACAATGCCGTCACCGAGATTCGGGATGAAGGTCGAGGCATTCCGAAAGAGGACCTCGATCAATTGACGAAGCGATTTTATCGTGTCAATAAGTCACGGACACGCGAAGACGGTGGGACCGGACTCGGACTCGCCATCGCCAAACACATCATGGAACGTCATGGCGGCTCGATGCACTTCACTTCAGAAGTCGGCAACGGAACGACCGTCACGCTCACTTTGCCGCTCTTGCCAGACGAAGACATATAA
- the rlmD gene encoding 23S rRNA (uracil(1939)-C(5))-methyltransferase RlmD: MKLIVGEYTSAQAERLGINGEGIATIDRMVIFIPNLLPGEKAKVEITRVERNYAEARVIKRDNDSPDRVTPPCPIYDECGGCQIQHMSPRLQMDYKEEIVRNAFRQKTKLNVDKSDIRGTKGMDNPWYYRNKSQFPLSTRRGEIVSGLYKPNTNELVPIEHCMVQQRDTTNINNAIVRILNELDIPVYDARRDIGFARTVIVRSGYKTDDVQVVLVVGNEDVPRLDELSDRIMALPNVVSFHININSNRSGVIFGYRTVHIAGQDKMDEQLDDVHYHLSPRAFFQLNPAQTEIMYREVVEAAKLTGEERVIDAYAGVGSIGLWLAPHAKEIRGMEVVPEAVEDANAHMRENGFSHATYVEGRAEHWIPRWVKDGWIPDVIVVDPPRTGVDHQLLNAMISSKAKRIVYVSCNPQTLARDADQLMKADYKINYIQPYDMFPQTAHVESIVVFEKKKKKKY, encoded by the coding sequence TTGAAACTGATCGTAGGAGAATACACAAGCGCCCAAGCCGAACGGCTAGGCATTAACGGAGAGGGCATCGCGACGATTGATCGGATGGTCATCTTCATCCCGAACTTATTGCCGGGCGAAAAAGCGAAAGTCGAGATTACACGCGTCGAACGGAACTATGCCGAGGCCCGCGTCATCAAGCGCGACAACGACTCGCCGGACCGGGTCACACCGCCATGTCCAATTTATGACGAGTGCGGCGGTTGCCAAATTCAGCATATGAGTCCGCGCCTGCAGATGGACTATAAAGAAGAAATCGTCCGCAACGCCTTCCGCCAGAAGACAAAATTGAACGTCGACAAGTCGGATATCCGTGGTACGAAAGGGATGGACAACCCTTGGTACTACCGCAACAAATCACAGTTCCCGCTCTCGACGCGCCGTGGCGAAATCGTGTCGGGCCTCTACAAGCCGAATACGAACGAGCTCGTGCCAATCGAACATTGTATGGTGCAACAACGAGACACGACGAATATCAACAACGCCATTGTCCGCATTTTGAACGAGCTCGACATCCCGGTATACGATGCGCGCCGTGACATCGGTTTCGCCCGTACCGTTATCGTCCGCTCAGGTTACAAGACAGACGATGTCCAAGTCGTGCTCGTCGTCGGGAATGAGGACGTCCCGCGTTTAGACGAATTGAGCGACCGCATCATGGCGTTGCCGAACGTCGTATCGTTCCACATCAACATTAACTCGAACCGTTCCGGTGTCATCTTCGGTTACCGTACGGTCCATATCGCCGGTCAAGACAAGATGGACGAGCAACTCGATGACGTCCATTATCACTTGTCACCGCGTGCGTTCTTCCAGCTCAACCCGGCGCAGACGGAAATCATGTATCGTGAAGTCGTCGAGGCGGCTAAGCTTACGGGCGAAGAACGGGTCATCGATGCGTATGCCGGTGTCGGTTCGATCGGGTTATGGCTCGCGCCGCACGCGAAAGAGATTCGCGGGATGGAAGTCGTCCCGGAAGCAGTCGAAGATGCGAACGCGCACATGCGTGAGAACGGCTTCAGCCATGCGACTTATGTCGAAGGCCGGGCTGAGCACTGGATCCCGCGCTGGGTGAAGGACGGATGGATCCCAGACGTCATCGTCGTCGACCCGCCGCGCACAGGGGTAGATCATCAACTGTTGAACGCGATGATCTCATCGAAAGCAAAACGGATCGTCTATGTGTCATGTAACCCACAGACGCTCGCACGTGACGCGGATCAGCTCATGAAGGCCGACTATAAGATCAACTATATCCAGCCGTACGATATGTTCCCGCAGACGGCGCACGTCGAGTCAATTGTCGTCTTCGAGAAGAAGAAAAAGAAAAAGTATTGA
- a CDS encoding heavy metal translocating P-type ATPase — MNTSTVTHEKSHVFKRASWIEHIELIMALISGVLIVLAYIAERQGGAPALYVTLYLTAFLIGGYAKAKEGLTDTWETRSLNVELLMIIAAIGAASIGYWMEGAILIFIFALSGALETYTMNKNERALESLMELQPEQATRLNNSGALEIVHIDELRVGDHIYVRPGERIPVDGRILKGSASIEEAAITGESIPVDRNVGDDVYGSSVNLNGVLTLEVTKLATETLFQKIIQMVQQAQEEKSPSAQFIDRYEGRYVQVVLASVTAIILLGPVLTPWSLETSIYRGMILLVVASPCALVAAITPAALAAIASSAKHGILFKGGVHIENMGRLKAVAFDKTGTLTIGKPEVQAALIHPEMTKEHVYRIVSLIEEHSMHPLAEALVQYTGNHSGTMEHFKDVTGSGIEATIDGVAYRVGKQKFADPSGDFFRDEVERLKAAGHTLVFVSDEEKTIGAFALRDTLRPEAKQAIERLNHLGIATIMITGDNEATARAIATEAGLTRYIAECLPEEKVEQIKQLKQEYGSIGMIGDGINDAPALATADVGIAMGEGTDAALETADVVLMKNDLNRLSSAIKQSRKLNRVVLQNVVFALGVILVLIATNIFELLVMPFAVVGHEGSTILVILNGLRLLSTSWD; from the coding sequence ATGAATACATCAACCGTCACACACGAAAAAAGCCACGTCTTCAAACGGGCCAGCTGGATCGAACATATCGAGCTCATCATGGCGCTCATCAGCGGTGTATTGATTGTACTCGCATATATCGCGGAAAGACAAGGTGGAGCTCCTGCGCTCTACGTCACCCTTTATTTGACCGCCTTTTTAATCGGCGGATATGCCAAAGCCAAGGAAGGTTTGACCGATACATGGGAGACGCGTTCCCTGAACGTCGAGCTACTCATGATTATCGCCGCCATCGGCGCCGCTTCCATCGGATACTGGATGGAAGGCGCCATCCTCATCTTCATCTTCGCGTTATCGGGCGCGCTCGAGACGTATACGATGAATAAAAACGAGCGTGCCCTTGAATCGCTCATGGAACTCCAACCTGAGCAAGCGACCCGATTGAACAACTCGGGCGCCCTCGAGATCGTCCATATCGACGAACTGCGCGTCGGTGACCACATCTACGTCAGACCCGGCGAGCGCATCCCGGTCGACGGTCGGATTTTGAAAGGCAGCGCCTCAATCGAGGAAGCCGCCATCACCGGAGAATCGATTCCGGTCGACCGAAACGTCGGCGATGATGTATACGGATCTAGCGTGAACTTGAACGGCGTATTGACGCTCGAAGTGACGAAACTCGCCACGGAGACGTTGTTCCAGAAGATCATTCAAATGGTGCAGCAAGCGCAAGAAGAAAAATCACCGTCCGCCCAGTTCATCGACCGGTACGAGGGCCGCTACGTCCAAGTCGTGCTCGCCTCGGTCACGGCAATCATCTTGCTCGGCCCGGTATTGACGCCGTGGTCGCTCGAGACGAGCATTTACCGCGGTATGATCTTACTCGTCGTCGCATCGCCGTGTGCGCTCGTTGCCGCGATCACACCGGCCGCCCTTGCCGCCATCGCCTCGTCCGCTAAACACGGGATTTTATTTAAAGGTGGCGTCCATATCGAGAACATGGGACGTTTGAAAGCGGTCGCGTTCGATAAGACCGGTACGCTCACAATCGGTAAACCAGAAGTCCAAGCGGCGTTGATTCATCCCGAGATGACGAAGGAACATGTGTATCGCATCGTCAGCTTGATTGAAGAACATTCGATGCATCCGCTCGCCGAAGCGCTCGTTCAGTATACGGGCAATCATTCAGGCACGATGGAACACTTTAAAGACGTGACCGGGTCTGGGATTGAAGCGACCATCGACGGCGTCGCCTATCGGGTCGGTAAACAGAAATTCGCCGACCCGAGCGGAGATTTCTTCCGCGACGAGGTCGAACGTTTAAAAGCAGCCGGCCATACACTCGTATTCGTCAGTGATGAGGAGAAGACGATCGGGGCGTTCGCGCTCCGCGACACACTACGTCCTGAAGCCAAGCAAGCGATCGAGCGACTCAACCACCTCGGCATCGCTACGATCATGATCACGGGTGATAACGAGGCGACAGCGCGCGCCATTGCTACCGAAGCCGGCTTGACCCGTTATATCGCCGAGTGTCTCCCGGAAGAGAAAGTCGAACAGATCAAACAATTGAAACAAGAATATGGCAGCATCGGCATGATTGGGGACGGCATCAATGATGCCCCAGCCCTCGCGACGGCCGATGTCGGGATCGCGATGGGAGAAGGAACGGACGCCGCTCTCGAGACGGCCGATGTCGTCTTAATGAAGAATGACTTGAACCGCTTAAGTTCGGCCATCAAACAGTCGCGTAAGTTGAATCGCGTCGTCCTCCAAAACGTCGTGTTCGCCTTAGGGGTCATCCTCGTCTTGATTGCGACGAACATCTTCGAACTGCTCGTCATGCCGTTTGCGGTCGTCGGCCACGAAGGATCGACCATTCTCGTCATCTTGAACGGCCTTCGCTTGCTCAGTACGTCGTGGGACTGA
- a CDS encoding MFS transporter: MQRFRFSILLLVVFISGLIQGALIPLLSTLIERDGNPAWLNGLNATMLYLGVIVSAPLLERFVRKYGFRPTIVLGIILTALATFFLPLWPSLLMWALMRFVIGFGDSALHYGSQVWVTSASDKRSLGRAMAYYGMAFSLGFAVGPLIAPLVDLHFWLPFLVLIVFCLASLFLIFKVDNEYPEAEKVKTDSKGRIRLVLIGGGYTLLPAFTYGFLEASLNANLPIFTVRNDIGLTQTSTLITTFIVASIIVQLPLGRLADHFGKKRILQIVLTLGTLVFAVANLAVDHYVWLLVLFALAGAGLGSTYSLGLAHMTEVLPRSLLPTGNMLYSISFSVGSISGPMIGAFWIALPKEVYFLMYTLILGILAISLFTAKAKPIDV, encoded by the coding sequence ATGCAACGCTTTCGGTTTTCCATTTTATTACTTGTCGTCTTTATATCTGGTTTGATTCAAGGCGCGCTCATCCCGTTATTGTCGACGCTTATCGAACGCGATGGCAATCCGGCCTGGTTGAACGGGTTGAATGCGACGATGCTCTATCTCGGGGTCATCGTCTCCGCTCCGCTACTCGAACGGTTCGTCCGCAAGTATGGATTTCGGCCGACCATCGTCCTCGGCATCATCTTGACGGCGCTTGCCACGTTCTTTTTGCCGCTTTGGCCGTCACTGCTCATGTGGGCGCTCATGCGTTTCGTGATCGGTTTCGGGGATTCAGCACTCCATTACGGATCTCAAGTGTGGGTCACCTCAGCGAGTGACAAGCGGAGCCTCGGCCGGGCAATGGCGTATTACGGGATGGCGTTCAGCCTCGGTTTCGCGGTCGGTCCACTCATCGCTCCGCTCGTCGACCTCCATTTTTGGCTGCCGTTCCTCGTCTTGATCGTCTTCTGTCTCGCATCCTTGTTCTTGATTTTTAAGGTCGACAACGAATACCCGGAAGCCGAGAAAGTGAAGACCGACTCGAAAGGACGGATCCGGCTCGTCCTCATCGGTGGCGGCTATACGCTCTTACCCGCCTTTACATACGGGTTCCTCGAGGCGAGCTTGAACGCGAACTTGCCGATTTTTACGGTTCGGAACGACATCGGGCTCACGCAGACGAGTACGCTCATCACGACATTCATCGTCGCCTCGATCATCGTGCAGTTACCGCTCGGCCGGCTCGCCGACCACTTCGGGAAGAAGCGAATCCTGCAAATCGTATTGACACTCGGCACGCTCGTCTTCGCCGTCGCCAACCTTGCCGTCGACCATTACGTCTGGCTCCTCGTCTTGTTCGCGCTCGCCGGCGCCGGGCTCGGCTCGACATATTCGCTCGGGCTCGCCCATATGACGGAAGTGTTGCCGCGTTCGTTGTTACCGACCGGCAATATGCTCTATAGCATCTCGTTTAGTGTCGGTTCGATTAGCGGCCCGATGATTGGCGCGTTTTGGATTGCGTTGCCGAAAGAAGTGTATTTCTTGATGTATACACTCATTCTTGGCATTTTGGCCATCAGTTTGTTCACGGCCAAGGCCAAGCCGATTGACGTCTAA
- a CDS encoding response regulator transcription factor: protein MSEPTFRILVTDDEEQMRDLLVSNLEKEGYETVTATNGLEAIDLLKEQSFHLVLLDVMMPELDGLTACMRIREFSNVPIIMLTARSEELDRIHGLKIGADDYITKPFSPRELLARIEATLRRTHNFSKEQEATFDTGVLSIDIDGRAVSVKGKTVNLTRKEFDLLYLFITNEEKVFSREQLLDQIWGTEYHGNLRTVDTHIKTLRLKLGEAGGYIQTVWGIGYKFEATV, encoded by the coding sequence ATGTCAGAACCAACGTTTCGCATCTTAGTGACCGATGATGAAGAACAAATGCGAGATTTACTCGTTTCGAATTTAGAGAAGGAAGGATATGAGACCGTCACAGCCACGAACGGTCTTGAGGCGATCGACTTATTAAAAGAACAGTCGTTCCACCTCGTCCTGCTCGACGTGATGATGCCTGAACTCGACGGCCTCACGGCTTGCATGCGCATCCGTGAGTTCTCGAACGTGCCGATTATCATGCTCACGGCCCGTTCGGAAGAACTCGACCGCATCCACGGGTTGAAAATCGGCGCGGATGACTATATCACGAAGCCGTTCAGCCCGCGTGAGCTGCTCGCCCGGATCGAGGCGACGCTTCGGCGGACACATAACTTCTCGAAAGAACAAGAAGCGACGTTCGACACCGGTGTCCTATCGATTGATATTGACGGCCGCGCGGTCAGCGTGAAAGGCAAAACGGTCAACTTGACCCGCAAAGAGTTCGATTTGCTCTACTTGTTCATCACGAACGAAGAGAAAGTGTTCTCACGTGAACAACTGCTCGACCAGATTTGGGGCACCGAGTACCACGGTAACCTGCGGACGGTCGATACCCACATCAAGACGCTTCGCCTCAAGCTCGGTGAAGCAGGTGGCTACATTCAAACCGTCTGGGGGATCGGCTACAAGTTCGAGGCGACCGTATGA
- the yfkAB gene encoding radical SAM/CxCxxxxC motif protein YfkAB, protein MQNISTTFDPWEAYLDQTEFGRLVLSNVEVTTTKLCNMRCEHCAVGYMLDQKEEPEVPLDLLISRLDEIEHLRAFSITGGEPMLSMKSVRNYVVPLLRYAKERGARTQINSNLTLPLSRYHLITPYLDVLHISHNWGTDADFLEGGFAMMDRKPSESARLKMLQTMKDNARALTAEGVIVSAETMLNKRTIPHLKEIHEEIVALGCQRHEVHPMYPADFASALESASLPDTRQAIHDLLDVRDENVWMLFGTLPFYACSDLPEDRALLKRLHEAKNVTVRNDPDGRSRLNTNIFDGQIIVTDFGDELGTLGTLYDTSFQDAYETWTNSSLNATLSCHCPAVKCLGPNALVKQAYYPNVNFRERVAEPF, encoded by the coding sequence ATGCAAAACATCTCGACAACGTTTGATCCATGGGAAGCTTACCTCGATCAAACTGAGTTCGGTCGCCTCGTCCTTTCGAACGTCGAAGTGACGACGACCAAGCTATGCAATATGCGCTGCGAACATTGCGCGGTCGGCTATATGCTTGATCAGAAGGAAGAACCTGAAGTCCCGCTCGACCTATTGATTTCGCGCCTCGATGAGATCGAGCATTTACGCGCGTTCTCAATCACAGGCGGCGAACCGATGCTGTCGATGAAATCGGTGCGCAACTACGTCGTCCCGTTGCTTCGTTATGCGAAAGAACGCGGGGCGCGGACACAAATCAACTCGAACTTGACGCTCCCACTCTCTCGCTACCATCTTATTACCCCTTACCTCGACGTTTTGCACATTTCGCATAACTGGGGAACGGACGCCGACTTCCTAGAGGGCGGCTTTGCGATGATGGACCGCAAGCCGAGCGAATCCGCTCGCCTTAAGATGCTTCAGACGATGAAAGACAACGCCCGTGCGCTCACGGCCGAGGGTGTGATCGTATCGGCCGAGACGATGCTCAACAAGCGGACGATCCCGCACTTGAAAGAAATCCATGAAGAGATCGTCGCACTCGGCTGTCAGCGTCATGAAGTGCACCCAATGTACCCCGCCGATTTCGCAAGCGCGCTCGAGTCAGCGTCGCTTCCCGACACCCGCCAAGCGATTCACGACTTGCTCGACGTCCGGGACGAGAACGTATGGATGCTATTCGGGACGTTGCCGTTTTACGCCTGTTCCGACTTGCCTGAAGACCGCGCTTTATTGAAGCGGCTCCACGAGGCGAAAAACGTGACCGTGCGAAACGACCCGGATGGCCGCTCGCGTCTCAACACGAACATCTTCGACGGCCAGATCATCGTCACCGACTTCGGAGATGAGCTCGGGACGCTCGGGACGTTGTATGACACATCGTTCCAAGACGCGTACGAGACATGGACGAACAGCAGCTTGAACGCCACGCTGTCTTGCCACTGCCCGGCCGTCAAATGTCTCGGGCCGAACGCGCTCGTCAAACAAGCGTACTACCCAAACGTGAACTTCCGGGAACGTGTCGCTGAGCCGTTTTAA
- a CDS encoding GNAT family N-acetyltransferase has protein sequence MLKFRELTDCAELFELMQHPDVFPYVRQKTVHFDEFLFSTKQIIELEEQGNIISRTITNEFGTPIGTISLFDVESGYGFLGTWLGKPYHGKGYNQVAKEAFFSELFFELDIESVFLKIRQSNERSIAAAEKLPYAFCANEIRSELLTEINQGDVEYVLYEVSKSSFQLYLHSLHAPEFDHTYEAQLEA, from the coding sequence AGTTGTTCGAACTGATGCAACACCCAGATGTCTTTCCGTATGTCCGTCAAAAGACGGTCCACTTTGACGAGTTTTTATTTAGCACGAAGCAAATCATCGAGCTAGAAGAGCAAGGAAATATCATCTCACGTACTATCACGAACGAGTTCGGTACCCCGATCGGGACGATCAGCTTGTTCGATGTGGAATCCGGCTACGGGTTCCTCGGGACGTGGCTTGGCAAACCGTATCACGGCAAAGGTTACAATCAAGTCGCGAAAGAAGCGTTCTTCTCTGAACTTTTCTTCGAGCTTGACATCGAAAGTGTATTTTTGAAAATCCGTCAATCAAATGAGCGTTCGATCGCGGCGGCCGAGAAACTGCCGTACGCGTTCTGCGCCAATGAGATTCGGTCTGAATTACTAACTGAAATCAATCAAGGGGATGTCGAATACGTCTTGTATGAAGTGTCGAAGTCGAGTTTTCAACTCTACTTGCACTCACTCCATGCGCCTGAGTTCGACCATACGTACGAAGCCCAGCTCGAAGCATAA
- a CDS encoding carbohydrate kinase family protein, producing the protein MNTIAVIGKVFVDIKGTSFAPLHKDAKNVGDIAFSNGGTGRNVAQNLGVLGNDVRFVSTVTNDQIGMGVLEELRGLNVNVDHVDLLDDNGMGMWLAVMDNNGDLQTSISKQPDEAMMEECILRRIDTVFAESQAVAIDLDLSVNVLNETIELCREMKLPLYGVCGHLSVIERNRHLLQGFTGFICSREEAEILSDMSIVTVDDALRVAEVLAMKGAPLTIVTMSELGAVYVDLRTNEQGHVPTTKVKVADSTGAGDSFFSAVISELMKRHPIEDALRLGMRVAGKVIASHDNGLTPDMYASLEQPATD; encoded by the coding sequence ATGAATACGATTGCAGTAATCGGCAAAGTGTTTGTCGATATTAAAGGAACCTCGTTCGCCCCGCTTCATAAAGATGCGAAAAACGTCGGCGATATCGCCTTTTCAAACGGCGGAACCGGCCGAAACGTCGCCCAAAACTTGGGCGTTCTCGGGAATGACGTCCGTTTCGTGTCGACCGTCACAAACGATCAAATCGGGATGGGTGTCCTCGAAGAACTCCGCGGTTTGAATGTGAACGTCGATCACGTCGATTTGCTCGATGACAACGGCATGGGCATGTGGTTGGCCGTCATGGATAACAACGGCGACCTTCAAACGTCGATTTCGAAGCAACCTGACGAGGCGATGATGGAAGAATGTATCCTCCGTCGCATCGATACGGTGTTCGCTGAAAGTCAGGCGGTCGCCATCGACCTCGACTTGTCGGTCAATGTGCTGAACGAGACGATCGAACTGTGCCGCGAGATGAAGCTCCCGCTTTACGGCGTGTGCGGCCATCTGTCAGTCATCGAACGAAACCGCCATTTGCTTCAAGGCTTCACCGGCTTCATCTGTAGCCGCGAAGAAGCAGAGATTCTGTCTGACATGTCGATTGTCACGGTGGACGATGCGTTACGCGTCGCCGAAGTGCTCGCCATGAAAGGTGCCCCGCTCACGATTGTCACGATGAGCGAACTCGGTGCAGTCTATGTTGACTTGCGTACGAACGAACAAGGCCACGTCCCGACGACGAAAGTGAAAGTCGCTGACTCGACCGGTGCCGGTGACTCGTTCTTCTCCGCTGTCATTTCCGAATTGATGAAACGCCATCCGATTGAGGATGCGCTTCGACTCGGAATGCGCGTCGCTGGGAAAGTCATTGCCTCGCATGACAACGGCCTGACGCCTGATATGTATGCCTCACTCGAACAACCAGCAACAGATTAA
- a CDS encoding DMT family transporter, which yields MQNVFQRPWTVTFLALFNTFLWGSAFPFIKLSYEALDIQEHEYGQQLFFAGERFLLAGLLLLVISRLVFKRPIRLNVEKLKAYAHLGAFLTFLQYLFFYIGLSISTGVQGSIIAGSTSFFQMALAHFRYEDDRLNRLKGIALTLGFSGIVIANWPTAHAEIGFGIGEVLLIMAMISGAFGNLIAKDYSRSHDVAPMTAWAMVFGSLGLLVVGYVLAPGDVFLPYTVTTLFFLLYLALLSAIGFTLWNTLMKYNPVSRVSLYMFFVPLFGVVLSSVLLGETIPWNALVGLLFVISGIYLSTYFQGKTNRAAR from the coding sequence ATGCAAAATGTATTTCAACGCCCTTGGACGGTCACGTTCTTGGCACTGTTCAACACATTTTTATGGGGGAGCGCGTTCCCGTTCATCAAACTGAGCTACGAAGCGCTTGATATCCAAGAACACGAGTACGGCCAACAGCTGTTCTTTGCCGGCGAACGTTTTTTATTGGCCGGTCTACTCTTGCTCGTCATCAGTCGACTCGTCTTCAAACGCCCGATTCGCTTAAATGTCGAAAAGCTAAAAGCGTATGCGCATTTAGGAGCATTTTTGACGTTCTTACAATATTTGTTCTTTTATATCGGACTTTCCATCTCGACCGGGGTGCAAGGCTCGATTATCGCGGGGTCGACGTCGTTCTTCCAAATGGCGCTCGCCCATTTCCGTTATGAGGACGACCGTCTCAATCGGTTGAAAGGGATTGCCCTCACGCTCGGATTCTCCGGAATCGTCATCGCCAACTGGCCGACGGCGCATGCTGAGATTGGCTTTGGCATCGGTGAGGTCCTGCTCATTATGGCGATGATTTCAGGCGCGTTCGGGAACTTGATTGCCAAAGATTATTCACGCAGCCATGACGTCGCTCCGATGACGGCTTGGGCGATGGTATTCGGCTCGCTCGGACTGCTCGTCGTCGGTTATGTCCTCGCACCTGGGGATGTATTCCTGCCTTATACAGTGACGACGCTCTTCTTCTTGCTATACCTTGCTCTATTGTCAGCAATCGGATTCACGTTGTGGAACACACTGATGAAATATAATCCGGTCAGCCGGGTGTCGCTCTATATGTTCTTTGTTCCCTTATTCGGCGTTGTCTTATCGAGTGTTCTACTCGGCGAGACGATTCCGTGGAACGCGCTCGTCGGGTTATTGTTCGTCATCTCAGGCATTTATCTCTCGACTTATTTCCAAGGGAAAACGAACCGTGCGGCCCGTTGA
- a CDS encoding cytidine deaminase, translated as MIPQEKVNELVHKAIDARSRAYTPYSKFNVGAVVIDETGKEISGCNVENASYGLSMCAERTAIFKAVSEGSKAIETVVVVGDTDGPISPCGACRQVIAEFASDDFTLILANMAGDTKVMTKEEMLPYGFSPSDLT; from the coding sequence ATGATCCCACAAGAAAAAGTGAACGAGCTTGTCCATAAAGCGATTGATGCACGATCGCGCGCCTATACCCCTTATTCGAAGTTCAATGTCGGGGCTGTCGTCATCGACGAGACTGGCAAAGAAATTTCGGGTTGCAACGTCGAGAACGCCTCGTACGGCTTGTCGATGTGTGCGGAACGGACTGCCATCTTCAAAGCGGTATCGGAAGGCAGCAAGGCGATTGAAACCGTCGTCGTCGTTGGCGACACGGACGGACCAATCTCACCGTGCGGGGCTTGCCGTCAAGTCATCGCCGAGTTTGCGAGTGACGACTTTACGTTGATTCTCGCGAACATGGCCGGGGATACGAAAGTAATGACGAAAGAAGAGATGCTGCCATACGGCTTCTCACCAAGCGATTTAACGTAA